From the Streptococcus sanguinis genome, the window ATCCGGCATGGTCGCTGAAAAGAGCAAGGTCTGACGCTCTTCTGGCACACGGGAAATGATAGACTCAATGTCTTCCAAAAAGCCCATGTTAAGCATTTCATCCGCTTCATCCAGGATTAAGGTTTCAATCTGATTCAGCTTAAGCGCCTTGCGTTTGATCAAATCCAAGAGACGGCCAGGTGTTCCTACGACGATATGAGCACCTGATTTGAGGGCCTTGATTTGCTTTTCAATACTGGAGCCACCGTAGACAGAACGTACCTTGACACCCTTGCTGCGGCCAAAACGGAAAAGCTCTTCCTGACTCTGCACGGCCAATTCACGGGTTGGAGCGATAATCAATGCCTGCACAGCAGGATTATCTGTATCAATCTTCTCCAGAGTTGGGAAACCAAAGGCTGCCGTCTTTCCTGTCCCTGTCTGGGCCTGACCAATGACATCCTTACCTGCCATAGCAAGTGGAATCGTCTGCTCTTGAATAGGGCTTGCTTCTACAAAGCCAGCTTTTTCAATCTCTGCTAGTAATTCAGCAGATAAATGTAATTCATTAAATTTCAATGTTCTTCTTCTTTCTAAAGGCGGTGCGAAGCCACCTTATAAGGCTTTTGATACTCACCTATCGAAATATACCAAGTTCTTTTCCCTTGCTAAATCTCGATTTTCTGAGAGTATTCGCTCTTCTCTTCATAAATATGGTCTCTCAAGTCTAGGCACTAAAAAAGCGCCGACTCGGTCGCTAGTTCCCACTGAATAGAAAAACTGTATTTCTGCAACTAACCTAGTATACCACAAAAGCACCTAAAAAGATAGGACTTGCCTGTAAAATATTTTATTAAAGATTCTTTTGTAAAAAATGAAAACTTGAAAATCATTTTCAAAAACATTATAATCTACAAAGAAGAAAGGAGACAGGTATGAATAAATTTTTACGAGTGACTTTCATTTTACTAATCTTAGCTATGCTGGGCGCGGCTATGATCCAGATTTTCCAGCCCCAGCTCTTGGGCAATGAGTCCATCTATGGTCTAGCTCCCTACTGGCAGCGGGAAATTGGTTTCTGGAATCTGGCTATTCTGCCTTTAGTCATTGCCACCAACATAAAGTATGATTGGTTCTATTTGCGTATGACCTTGCTGGCACTGATTCTGGGCGGGCTGGGCTTTGGCACCAACCATCTGCTAGGCTATCTGGAAAAGGCCAATCAGGCGAATCTACTGGGCTGGATTGAAAATTATCTGCTAGCCTTCTGCTGGATCATCGGCTGGGGACTGGAATATCGAAAAAGACAAAAAAGTGATGAAGAGATTGTCTAGATAGGCAGATTCTTCATCACTTTTTTCTTCACTATGGACACTTTTCTATATTGGCCAGCAGCTCCTCAGCAAATTGACTAGTGGTCAAAGCTGTTACTCCTTCCAGCTGACTTGCAAAATCCCCTGTCACTTTTTGCTCAAAGAGAGCCTTCTCAATAGCCTTAGTCAGGAGATGAGAAACCTCCGTCCAACCAATGTAATCAAAGAGCATGGCCCCTGATAAGAGAAGAGAACAAGGATTAGCCCTATTTTGACCCGCTATATCTGGCGCCGTTCCATGAGTTGCTTCAAAAATAGCATGACCAGTCTCGTAATTGATATTGGCCCCTGGCGCAATACCGATTCCTCCCACCTGAGCAGCTAAGGCATCGCTGGCATAGTCACCATTTAGATTGGTCAAGGCGACAACATCAAATTTCTCTGGATAGAGCAGAATCTGCTGCAGAAAATTATCTGCAATAACATCCTGAATAACTAGTTTTCCAGAAGCTAGCTCGTCCACATACTCTCTTTGAGCTAGTTCATAGCCCCATTTCCGAAAACAGCCCTCTGTAAATTTCTGGATATTGCCCTTGTGGACCAGAGTGACCCGCCTTAGTCCTTTGGCTAGTGCATAGTCAATAGCCGCCCGTATCAGCCGCTCACTGCCCTGCTTAGAGATAGGCTTAATCCCAATAGCAGAGCTTTCTGGGAAGCGAATCTTGTCAACCTGCATATCCTTCTGCAGGAAAGCGATAACTTTTTTGACTGCAGTCGTTCCACTCTCCCACTCGATCCCTGCGTAGATGTCTTCTGTATTTTCCCGAAAAATCGTGATATCAGTCTTCTCAGGGTGCTTGAGCGGACTGGGAACTCCCTTGAAATAACGAACCGGCCGCAGGCAGGCATAAAGGTCTAATTCTTGTCTCAAGGCCACATTCAGCGAACGAATCCCTTCTCCGACTGGGGTTTCTAGCGGGCCCTTAATAGCCACTAGATGGCTCTTAATCGTTGCCAGCGTTTCATCCGGTAGCCAGTCACCTGTCTGGTCTGCTGCTTTTTCCCCAGCCAAAACTTCCTTCCAAACAACCTTTTTCTGGCCGCCATAAGCCTTTTCCACTGCCTTATCAAAGACCAGCTGGGCATTTTCCCAGATATCAACCCCAATCCCGTCACCTTGGATGTAAGGAATAATAGGAGCATCAGGTATCAGCAATCGCCCTTTCTCAAATAAAATCTTATCTGCCATTTTATCTCCTTCCGATGGGAAGATACTCCAAACCTTGAGCACCAATATAGTTAGAACGCGGCCGAATCAGCTTATTGTTCTTGCGCTGTTCCTGAATATGAGCAATCCAGCCAGCCACCCGACTCATGGCAAAAATCAGGGTGTAGATACTGCTGTCAATGCCTAACACATGGTAAACAGTAGCCGAATAAAAATCGACATTCGGTATCAGGTGCTTGGTATGCTTCATATAGGCTTCAATTTCTTCTGAAAGCAGGTACCAGACCTCGTCCTTAGTTCCTTTTGTCAAGTCCTTGGCCATTTGACGCAGGTATTTTTCACGCGGATCTTGAGTCTTGTAAACTCGATGGCCAAAGCCCATAATCTTCTCGTGAGAGGCCAGTTTACGGTCTAGGTAGGCCTGGCAATCCCCTTCCTCTCTGATCTCTTTCAGCATATCAAAAACACATTCATTAGCGCCGCCATGAAGGGAGCCCTTGAGCGCTCCAACGGCTGCTGTCACGCAGGAATAAATATCGGTCAAGGTTGAGGCGCAGACTCGAGCTGCAAAAGTTGAAGCATTGAGTTCATGGTCTGCATGGAGCACCATGGCGCAGTTAAAAGCCTTGACTTCAAGCTCACTCGCCTCTTGTCCTTTGAGCATATAAAGGAAATTAGCCGCAAATCCCAAATCCTCCCGCGGCTCGATTGGTGTCTGACCCGACCTCAGTCTGGCAAAAGCCGCAATAATGGTCGGCATCTTTGCCATAAGTTGGATGCTCTGCTCATAGGTTGCTTCAAGAGATGCTTCCTCAGCATGGACATTATAAACACCCAAAAGACTGACCGTTGAGCGCAAGACACTCATGGGATGAAGGTGCTTGCGGGAC encodes:
- the icd gene encoding NADP-dependent isocitrate dehydrogenase; this encodes MADKILFEKGRLLIPDAPIIPYIQGDGIGVDIWENAQLVFDKAVEKAYGGQKKVVWKEVLAGEKAADQTGDWLPDETLATIKSHLVAIKGPLETPVGEGIRSLNVALRQELDLYACLRPVRYFKGVPSPLKHPEKTDITIFRENTEDIYAGIEWESGTTAVKKVIAFLQKDMQVDKIRFPESSAIGIKPISKQGSERLIRAAIDYALAKGLRRVTLVHKGNIQKFTEGCFRKWGYELAQREYVDELASGKLVIQDVIADNFLQQILLYPEKFDVVALTNLNGDYASDALAAQVGGIGIAPGANINYETGHAIFEATHGTAPDIAGQNRANPCSLLLSGAMLFDYIGWTEVSHLLTKAIEKALFEQKVTGDFASQLEGVTALTTSQFAEELLANIEKCP
- a CDS encoding citrate synthase translates to MSQTDGLKDTIACDTRISQIVDDSLSYAGYNISELVEHHASFEEVIYLLWHLHLPTQIELKHFEEDLRANYAISDAVEQCILIQSRKHLHPMSVLRSTVSLLGVYNVHAEEASLEATYEQSIQLMAKMPTIIAAFARLRSGQTPIEPREDLGFAANFLYMLKGQEASELEVKAFNCAMVLHADHELNASTFAARVCASTLTDIYSCVTAAVGALKGSLHGGANECVFDMLKEIREEGDCQAYLDRKLASHEKIMGFGHRVYKTQDPREKYLRQMAKDLTKGTKDEVWYLLSEEIEAYMKHTKHLIPNVDFYSATVYHVLGIDSSIYTLIFAMSRVAGWIAHIQEQRKNNKLIRPRSNYIGAQGLEYLPIGRR